In Debaryomyces hansenii CBS767 chromosome A complete sequence, a genomic segment contains:
- a CDS encoding DEHA2D15466p (similar to uniprot|O95320 Homo sapiens U5 snRNP-specific 40 kDa protein), with product MSLVKRQKIDDGDRRALVQSRSLGARNGGGILYNEAVILEGHEGSVLSTRFSHNGDYIASGGLDKNILLWKLPYNEEEESPNYGEIKGHKSAVTSVRWLYDDITLASASADTTVGFWDGETGKRTKKCIGHELAVNDISVSKDSLALSASDDGSACLWDQRQKEATNKVTTEYPLLSCTFNNRGNTFYIGGIDPKIQAYDMRVMDKPIWTCEGQVDSITSIAINKDDSILLSRSVNGILRTYSAREFVPEGIPRMNPYIYDGAPSGNEYQLIRACFSTDNVSIASGSEDKTVTIWDYKSRKILNKISGHRGATLDIAYHPTERILASTSTDGSIIVREI from the coding sequence ATGTCTCTAGTAAAAAGGCAGAAGATAGATGATGGCGATCGTAGGGCATTAGTCCAATCGCGGCTGCTTGGAGCTAGAAATGGAGGAGGTATATTGTATAATGAAGCAGTAATCCTCGAGGGACACGAAGGATCAGTACTTTCTACAAGATTTAGCCATAATGGTGATTATATAGCATCTGGAGGATTAGATAAGAACATTCTATTATGGAAGTTACcatataatgaagaagaagaatctcCTAACTACGGAGAAATAAAGGGACATAAATCGGCTGTTACTTCTGTGAGATGGCTATATGACGATATAACATTAGCCAGTGCAAGTGCTGATACAACTGTTGGGTTTTGGGATGGTGAAACTGGAAAAAGAACCAAAAAATGTATAGGGCATGAGTTAGCAGTTAATGATATAAGTGTGTCAAAGGATTCACTTGCACTTAGTGCCAGTGATGATGGGTCAGCATGTTTGTGGGACCAAAGACAAAAGGAAGCAACGAATAAAGTGACGACCGAATATCCATTGTTGTCTTGcacattcaataatagaGGTAATACATTTTATATTGGAGGAATTGACCCTAAGATTCAGGCATATGACATGAGAGTGATGGATAAACCAATCTGGACTTGTGAAGGCCAAGTAGACTCTATAACATCAATAGCTATAAACAAAGATGATTCTATATTATTGTCTCGGTCTGTTAATGGTATATTGAGGACTTATAGTGCTCGAGAATTTGTTCCTGAAGGTATTCCTAGGATGAACCCATACATATATGATGGCGCTCCTTCAGGAAATGAATACCAATTAATAAGAGCATGCTTCAGCACGGACAATGTTTCGATAGCTTCAGGTTCGGAAGATAAAACAGTCACCATATGGGATTACAAATCACGAAAGATacttaataaaatttcaggTCATAGAGGTGCTACGCTTGATATTGCTTATCATCCGACAGAGCGTATTTTAGCATCTACTTCTACGGATGGCTCAATTATAGTTAGAGAGATATAG
- a CDS encoding DEHA2D15488p (weakly similar to uniprot|Q7S0Q1 Neurospora crassa NCU07358 Hypothetical protein) yields MGQRFLYQKVIELSNDLKNLIPVGTLNFIDLPFNHSDLGGIKVIDNGNQNGKIGEEQNYGWNWLDIDFFVYICKEHVHPIVKYVQFLIDFRYVMATFKFVKLQIYPKSSSYTTICKVRLYCIPADIPGARFLTEWRLSKPKNLNLERKFSDIWFKLLEVLDYSNKGWNCIFSNHTLSKYISNGVLLIPTMPASHDTAYEIRNNLETNFHIDRWTSNRPFVGYSKRHSKVTEESFGTKVSQIYNNIVSPDLTEYENKQSNFKESNLLPNPEDVIIELLRKSKNGTHSINGVVSQLYPFQVTSVCIMLEKESIDRKALVPNFIQIMSPGSGIHYYFDMDSKSFYSKPELYSLPKGGILAENMGLGKTLICLSLICLTKCDISGIPQSYLLYSEDDNDEINTEASAKYNSRPIHSLKTLVDLCKECINQNSLPWKHYIDDIPTSVVNRLSSSPGYFRIPFENHDYDSTYSLRTRKTSTRHKSIDNYSSPEGRIYRTLYLCNTTLIIIPDNLFHQWNNELKKHVDPSFLDKLFVSNQFKKPMCSQNSTFVSELPDDPKALVKFDLILITHSLLAKQFGNPNKYDNPLDMVYWKRLIIDEGHSVQAKNSRTSLLCKSLHSERRWAVTGTPTSGLTRLHMDEEQTETSEKKSGNELKKNHYVVKSKFNEREDLIKLGTIVSNFLKIEPFHSQSKAWSNTIIKPLSLNSYGSTVSLSNLLNAIVVRHALKDIEQNLKLPSLHHEPVFLNPSYHNKIAINLFTAVLAVNAVSSERMDVDYMFHPSNRQQLRRLITNLQRATFHWTGFKQQDIETLIHICNLSLKKRKASGNSVYSDYDISLLKKSIEASKIALNNPRWRTIALLHEMNYYVSGLPDIFTKNFGTGVLEVADKNGKRDDISVFGAPHLNAIQEFFYKNRFMDMNNEEALRSKLELSSKPFWSSYWEDNMKRNSERFNKQDNNQDLNSNVKAEEIENAINVPNIVKNFTPGYESQTPVLSTPKSNNPHGRATDVSPKEKLVRQDGDGLKLTDEIKTNQSLDDHNMNYQSIKAARILGTASAKLSYLASRLLEHQQEKIKSLVFFEFEDSAYYLTELLEVLGIKYILYATFINPSQRTNNLAEFSNFPGGVTLIMDLRLASHGLTIISATRVYFINPVWQRSIEAQAIKRAHRIGQTKDVYVETLVLKGTLEEEIYRRRSVDEESVDFGREDTDKLQKRYVIDDTGMQEFILRHNFLEHEANEQEFATIVAPAINSNASITGDVENLNSEYSLLKHKDILKHTTGSYLLKEWNAYLFNEDNLALLSNIKNQKLNKNFAQSEFLRKFVDSNEQDTEMKTNYDKVQTHVDGPYRKKVRF; encoded by the exons ATGGG ACAGCGGTTTTTGTATCAAAAAGTTATAGAACTTTCgaatgatttgaaaaatctaatTCCGGTTGGCACTTTAAACTTCATTGACTTGCCATTCAACCATTCAGATTTGGGCGGCATCAAGGTAATTGATAATGGAAATCAAAATGGCAAGATAGGTGAAGAGCAAAATTATGGCTGGAATTGGTTGGATATTGACTTCTTTGTTTATATATGCAAAGAACATGTGCATCCCATAGTTAAGTATGTCCAGTTTCTTATCGATTTCAGATATGTTATGGCTACATTCAAATTTGTAAAGTTGCAAATATATCCAAAGTCATCGTCATATACAACCATATGTAAGGTCAGGCTATATTGTATCCCGGCTGATATCCCAGGAGCTCGGTTTTTAACCGAATGGAGATTGCTGAAGccaaagaatttaaatttagaAAGGAAATTCAGCGATATATGGTTTAAACTTCTTGAAGTGTtggattattcaaataaaggTTGGAACTGTATCTTTTCAAACCATACATTGAGTAAGTATATCAGTAATGGTGTATTGTTAATACCTACTATGCCTGCAAGTCATGATACGGCATACGAGATCCGGAACAACTTAGAAACTAATTTCCATATTGATCGATGGACTCTGAACAGACCATTTGTGGGCTATTCTAAACGCCATTCGAAGGTTACGGAAGAGTCATTTGGTACTAAAGTTCTGCagatttataataatattgtttcACCAGACTTGACTGAATACGAAAATAAACAAAGCAATTTTAAAGAATCCAATTTGTTACCAAATCCGGAGGACGTTATTATCGAATTACTACGTAAATCAAAGAATGGCACACATTCAATAAATGGTGTTGTTTCTCAACTATATCCATTTCAAGTCACGTCTGTATGTATAATGCTTGAAAAGGAATCCATTGATAGAAAGGCTTTAGTACCGAactttattcaaatcatgTCTCCTGGCTCAGGAATCCACTACTACTTTGATATGGATAGCAAAAGCTTTTATTCCAAACCAGAATTGTACTCTCTACCTAAGGGTGGTATTTTAGCGGAGAATATGGGATTGGGAAAGACGCTTATATGTTTGAGTCTCATATGTTTGACAAAATGTGATATATCTGGAATTCCCCAGTCGTATTTATTGTATAGcgaagatgataatgatgagATAAATACAGAGGCTTCAgccaaatataattcaaggCCAATTCATTCTTTGAAGACGCTAGTTGATTTATGTAAGGAATGCATAAATCAAAACTCTTTACCTTGGAAACATTACATAGATGATATTCCAACATCTGTGGTTAATCGATTATCAAGCTCTCCTGGTTATTTTAGAATTCCTTTTGAAAACCATGACTATGACTCTACATACAGTTTGAGAACTCGGAAGACATCAACCAGGCATAAGTCTATAGATAATTATCTGTCTCCAGAAGGAAGAATCTATCGAACACTTTATTTGTGTAATACTAccttaataataattccCGATAACCTTTTTCATCAATggaataatgaattgaaaaagcaTGTTGATCCATcatttcttgataaacTATTTGTTTCAAACCAATTCAAGAAGCCAATGTGTTCCCAAAACTCGACTTTCGTGAGTGAACTACCTGATGATCCAAAAGCTTTGGtaaaatttgatttgattCTTATAACACATTCCTTGCTTGCAAAGCAGTTTGGAaatccaaataaatatgacAACCCGTTAGATATGGTATATTGGAAACGCCTAATTATTGACGAAGGACATAGCGTACAGGCCAAGAATTCTAGGACGAGTTTGCTTTGTAAAAGTTTACATTCTGAAAGACGCTGGGCTGTAACAGGTACACCTACCTCTGGTTTAACAAGATTACACATGGATGAAGAACAAACTGAAACATCGGAGAAAAAATCTggaaatgaattgaaaaagaatcattATGTTGTTAAGAGTAAGTTTAACGAAAGAGAggatttgattaaattgGGAACTATAGTAAGTAATTTCCTTAAAATTGAACCTTTTCACTCTCAATCTAAGGCATGGtcaaatacaataataaaaccTTTATCTTTAAACTCGTATGGCTCGACTGTAAGTTTATCGAATTTGCTAAATGCTATCGTTGTTAGACATGCTTTAAAGGACATAGAacagaatttaaaattgcCTTCACTACATCACGAACCAGTGTTTTTGAACCCATCTTATCATAACAAAATTgcaatcaatttattcacAGCAGTGTTAGCGGTGAATGCTGTTTCCTCCGAAAGAATGGATGTTGATTATATGTTTCATCCATCTAATCGTCAGCAACTTAGGAGATTAATCACTAATTTACAAAGGGCAACTTTCCATTGGACTGGGTTTAAACAACAAGATATAGAAACTTTAATTCACATCTGTAATTTGTCcttaaagaaaagaaaggcGAGCGGCAACTCAGTATACAGCGACTATGATATTTCCCTATTAAAAAAGTCTATTGAAGCCTCTAAAATAGCATTAAATAATCCAAGGTGGAGAACTATTGCATTATTACatgaaatgaattattatgtCTCCGGTTTGCCTGACATTTTTACTAAGAATTTTGGAACAGGGGTCTTAGAAGTAGCAGATAAAAATGGAAAGCGTGATGATATTAGTGTATTTGGAGCTCCTCATCTCAATGCTATCCAAGAGTTCTTTTATAAGAATAGGTTCATGGATATGAACAATGAAGAAGCGTTGCGGTCTAAATTAGAGTTGTCCTCTAAACCATTTTGGTCTTCCTATTGGGAAGACAATATGAAACGAAATTCTGAAAGATTTAACAAGCAAGATAATAATCAAGACCTTAACTCGAATGTCAaagcagaagaaatagaaaatgcTATTAATGTTCCAAATATTGTTAAAAACTTCACGCCAGGATATGAATCACAAACACCTGTATTGTCAACTCCGAAGTCTAATAATCCTCATGGAAGAGCGACAGATGTAAGTCCGAAGGAAAAATTAGTCAGACAAGATGGTGACGGCTTGAAACTCACagatgaaatcaaaacaaaCCAATCGCTAGACGACCACAATATGAATTACCAGTCTATTAAAGCTGCTCGAATTTTAGGTACTGCCTCTGCTAAACTTTCGTACCTTGCAAGCCGATTGCTTGAGCATCAACaagaaaagataaaatCACTCGTATTTTTTGAGTTTGAAGATAGTGCCTATTACTTGACAGAATTGTTGGAAGTATTGggtatcaaatatattctatacGCAACTTTTATCAATCCATCTCAACGTACCAATAATTTGGCAGAGTTTAGTAATTTTCCCGGAGGAGTGACTCTAATCATGGATTTGCGATTGGCTTCTCATGGTTTAACTATTATTTCAGCAACCAGggtatattttatcaatccTGTATGGCAAAGGTCAATTGAAGCTCAGGCAATAAAAAGAGCCCACAGAATTGGGCAAACAAAAGACGTTTATGTGGAAACTTTAGTATTGAAAGGGAcattggaagaagaaatatatagaAGAAGATCAGTCGATGAAGAGTCAGTAGATTTTGGAAGGGAGGACACTgataaattacaaaaaagaTATGTTATAGACGATACCGGAATGCAAGAGTTTATATTGAGGCATAATTTTTTAGAACATGAGGCTaatgaacaagaatttGCAACAATTGTTGCGCCAGCGATAAATTCTAATGCATCCATAACTGGAGATGTGGAAAACTTGAACCTGGAATATTCCTTACTTAAACACAAGGATATACTTAAACACACAACAGGTTCTTATTTGTTGAAGGAATGGAACGCTTACCtttttaatgaagataatttGGCACTCTTAAGTAACATTAAAAACCAAAAGCTTAACAAAAATTTTGCACAAAGCGAATTCCTTCGAAAATTTGTCGACTCGAACGAACAAGATACGGAGATGAAAACCAATTACGATAAGGTTCAGACGCATGTTGATGGTCCCTATCGTAAAAAGGTACGGTTTTAA